TGCCGCCACCCGCAGCCTGCTGGTGACGGTGGGCGAGAACGAACTGCAGGCTCCACCCGGCGAACCGGTCGATCCGGCGCGCGAGGAGCGGCGGCGCAAGGCGCGGATGGTGGAGAATGCGCGGGAGCTGGCCGAGCGGCTGGCCGGGCTCGGCCCGCGCGGACCGGCCGTCGGCTTCGTGTCCTTCGCGGGCGAGAACCACGGCTCGGTCATCCCGGCGGCGGTCAGCCGTGCGGTCGCCGTGGCGATCCGGCGTTAGCCGCGCGGGTCACGGCTTCCCGGGGGACGCCCGGCCGGGGCTGGCCGGCCGCGGCGATCGCCGGCACACTCTCGAACCAGTCGGCCGCCGAGCCTGCCGGAACCGGATGGATACGCTCCGAAAGGGCGCAGGTGTCGATCAGATGGCTCGCGGATCGATCTCTCGCGGAGGCGTGCGGTTCACGGTTGATCCCGAGATCGACGCCGGCAAGGGGTAAGCCGTGCCTGCAGGTGGCCTCCTGATCAAGCCGACCGGATGGGGATAGCGATGAAGGACTGCCGATGCCAGCCTACATCCGATCCAGGTCGTCCGTCTCCAGCACCGTTTCCGGCAAGGTCAGCACAAGGGAGTCGAAGGGGCGCAGCAGCGCCTTCGGGTCGCGGGTGGTGCCGCAGACGCGGTATTCCAGCCGCACCGCCTCGATCCGCGTCGGCAGGGTGCGCGTGTGGTCGGTGATGAGCTGCCAGGCCAGCACGCAACTGTTCTGCTCGTCATGGGCGACCGCGAAGTCGTAGTCGCCGTAGCGGTTCCGCCGCGCGGCATCGGCGACCTTGGCCGTCATGTCGGGAAACTCGGCCGCCAGCGTCCTGGTCAGCGTCTCCGTGGTGTAGAGCGGCACCGGGAAGATGCGCGGCGGCTGGACCAGCGCGCCCATCAGGCTGTCGGGCAGGGTCTGCACGTCGATGGACAGGCGGTTCTCGCCGGGCAGCACCGTCGGATTGCCCAGCACGGCGATGTAGGACCGGTAGACCTGTCCGGTGCTGCGCGTGCGCGCCGCCACGATGGGGAAGCTGCCGCCGGGCGGCAGGGTCACCGGCAGGGCGTCGGCCTGCACCCGCCGCCAGGGGGTGGAGGACTGGCTCAGGTTGTCCCGCACCCAGCCGGCGCAGCCCGCCGTCAGCAGGGCCGCGGCCAGAACGGACAGCCGAAGGAAGCGCGGAAAGCCGGTCATGCGTGTCGTCCCTGCCAGTCTTGTCTTACCAGTCGCGGCCTTTACCAGTCGTGGCCTTTACCAGTCGTGGCCTTTACCAGTCGTGGCCTTTACCAGTCGTGATAGATCGTCTTCCAGGTGATCGTGACCCCCTCGCGGGATTCCTCGGTGCTCAGCCGGTCGTCGATCGCCTTGAACTGCTTGTAGGCATCCTCCAGGCGGTGGAGGTTGTAGAGCGCCCAGCCGCGCAGGATTCCCAGGTCGCGCGGTTCCGGCTCCAGCTCCTTGCGGGCGTCGAGCAGCCGCAGCACGTCGTGGTAGCGCTTGTCCTCCAGCGCGCGGCCGGCCTCGGCGCCCAGCAGCCGGGCGCGGATCTCGGCGCGCTGGGCGGGCGTCAGGTCGCTGCGCGCCAGATCCCGCGTCAGCCCCACCGTATCGCCGGTCGCCAGCCGGGCCACCGCCTGCCCGTAGGCGTTCTCCTGCGCCGCCGTCGCGCCGGACTCCAGCGGCGATCCCCTGAAGCGCGAGGCGCCGCCCTTGGCCGGCTGGCGCGCGGCCAGCGCCTGTGCCTCCTGGAAGGCGATCTCCGCTTCCGACGGCCGCTTCAGCTCCATCAGGCACCATCCGCGCTGCTGCAGCAGCTCCGCCGTCGGGCCGCTCCTGGCGGTCATCCGCTGGATGGCGGCGAGGCAGCCGGCGAAGTCGCGCCGCGCCAGCGCCAGATCGAGCTCGCTCGGTCCCCGGGGCGCCGCCGGGCCGCCGGTGCCGCCGCGCGGCGGCTCGACCGCCTTCAGCGCCCGGTCGACCCGCGGCGACTTCCCCTTCCAGGCGGCTCCCGCCTCGCGGGCGCGGGCCTTGTCCCCGGCACCGGCATAGGCGAGCACCAGCCCCTCCGCCGCCTTGTCGCTCGGCGACCAGCTGTTGGCCTCGGCGAACCAGGACTGGGCCTGGGCGTAGTTCCTGCGGCCCTGGAAATACCAGCCGAGCGCGATGGCGCCGTCGGCGTCCTGCTTCTCGCGGACGATCTCCTCCGCCCGCGCCAGCTCGGCCGGCGA
Above is a window of Azospirillum thermophilum DNA encoding:
- the bcsN gene encoding cellulose biosynthesis protein BcsN, translated to MTGFPRFLRLSVLAAALLTAGCAGWVRDNLSQSSTPWRRVQADALPVTLPPGGSFPIVAARTRSTGQVYRSYIAVLGNPTVLPGENRLSIDVQTLPDSLMGALVQPPRIFPVPLYTTETLTRTLAAEFPDMTAKVADAARRNRYGDYDFAVAHDEQNSCVLAWQLITDHTRTLPTRIEAVRLEYRVCGTTRDPKALLRPFDSLVLTLPETVLETDDLDRM